Proteins encoded together in one Salarias fasciatus chromosome 17, fSalaFa1.1, whole genome shotgun sequence window:
- the lyrm5a gene encoding LYR motif-containing protein 5A: MGNPLRGEVVRLYKNLLFLGREYPKGTVYFRERLKAAFMKNKDETDPEKIKKLVAKGDFVIKELEALYFLRKYRTLKKRYYEPEE, from the exons ATGGGCAACCCTTTAAGGGGTGAGGTCGTCAGGCTGTATAAAAAT ctgctgtttctcGGCCGTGAGTACCCGAAGGGAACAGTTTATTTCAGAGAGCGTCTGAAGGCGGCTTTCATGAAGAATAAAGACGAGACTGACCCGGAGAAGATCAAGAAGCTGGTGGCCAAGGGAGACTTTGTGATCAAGGAGCTGGAGGCTCTCTATTTCCTCAGAAAATACAGAACCTTGAAGAAGAGGTATTATGAGCCTGAAGAATGA